A stretch of Campylobacter showae DNA encodes these proteins:
- a CDS encoding ABC transporter ATP-binding protein, translated as MGTNGSGKSTFFNCCMKFLHIKGGEIYVGSQNTKHKSPAWMAKKIAYVAQHTELHFPFFVRDIVLMGRSTHVKSLFGFSKDDKRVISEAMEFIGISHLADEKMNELSGGQRQLVFIARALAQDTPLILLDEPTSALDFKNQITLWKILKKIAAGGKTIVICTHEPNHILWFCDEVIVFKGRRIVSKGSVAQVLNDELLAKIYGDVCTFERLAQKEVILPKL; from the coding sequence TTGGGCACAAACGGCAGCGGCAAGAGCACGTTTTTTAACTGCTGTATGAAATTTTTGCATATCAAAGGCGGCGAAATTTATGTGGGTTCGCAAAACACGAAGCACAAAAGCCCAGCGTGGATGGCTAAAAAGATCGCCTACGTAGCGCAGCATACCGAGCTGCATTTTCCATTTTTCGTAAGAGACATCGTCCTGATGGGGCGTTCCACGCACGTAAAGAGCCTGTTTGGCTTTAGCAAAGACGACAAAAGGGTGATAAGCGAGGCGATGGAGTTCATCGGCATCTCGCATCTAGCCGATGAAAAGATGAACGAGCTTAGCGGCGGGCAGAGGCAGCTCGTTTTTATCGCTAGGGCGCTTGCGCAGGATACGCCGCTGATACTACTTGACGAGCCGACGTCCGCGCTTGATTTTAAAAACCAGATCACGCTTTGGAAAATTTTAAAAAAGATCGCTGCTGGCGGCAAGACGATCGTCATCTGCACGCACGAGCCAAACCACATCCTTTGGTTTTGCGACGAAGTGATAGTGTTTAAGGGCCGGCGGATCGTCTCAAAAGGCAGCGTCGCGCAGGTTTTAAACGACGAGCTGCTGGCTAAAATTTACGGCGATGTCTGCACTTTTGAGAGGCTCGCGCAAAAAGAGGTGATCCTGCCTAAGCTCTAG
- a CDS encoding ABC transporter substrate-binding protein, whose product MTHLGVIDKVKLIGSWSMKRDYKYDFTTKAGEAYTLRGWNVMKYLHPWLNDLPCVNSPQGNVINFEALANENPQLVILRIGDCTLRGSNKDAVEKTIATIEALGIPLAVIYAPRGAEIATMQEEMRVLGEIFRQKDKALKLFEYLDKTQKLVQERTANLKEDQKVSMLYMGLNPNIRKNGGVASAYGVNTPESFIIENIAGAKNAFRGDGSNVILSTEQLYAIDPDVIVLPTSNGYHPASELLNSADFEKLEELKAIKNKRVYAMPWSPMNCARRVEYPIDILIIAKAAYPQLFSDIKVHKFVLDFYKDVYGVSEEQAKALRSEQILDWTVENDF is encoded by the coding sequence ATGACACATCTTGGCGTGATCGACAAGGTAAAGCTCATCGGCTCGTGGTCTATGAAGAGAGACTACAAATACGACTTCACCACCAAAGCGGGTGAAGCTTATACGCTTCGCGGATGGAACGTTATGAAGTACCTCCATCCGTGGCTAAATGACCTGCCGTGCGTAAATTCGCCGCAAGGAAACGTCATAAATTTCGAGGCCTTAGCAAATGAAAATCCGCAGCTAGTGATCCTTCGTATCGGAGACTGCACGCTACGCGGCTCAAATAAAGACGCCGTAGAAAAAACGATCGCCACTATCGAAGCGCTAGGTATCCCGCTTGCGGTGATCTATGCTCCGAGGGGTGCTGAAATCGCAACGATGCAAGAGGAGATGCGGGTGCTGGGGGAGATATTTAGACAAAAGGACAAGGCTCTAAAACTCTTTGAATACCTCGACAAAACCCAAAAACTCGTGCAGGAGCGCACGGCAAATTTAAAAGAGGATCAAAAAGTCAGCATGCTCTACATGGGGCTTAATCCAAACATCCGCAAAAACGGCGGCGTGGCGAGCGCTTACGGCGTAAATACCCCCGAATCCTTCATCATCGAAAATATCGCGGGCGCTAAAAACGCATTTAGAGGCGACGGCTCAAACGTGATCCTAAGCACCGAGCAGCTCTACGCGATAGATCCCGACGTCATAGTGCTGCCGACCTCAAACGGCTATCATCCGGCAAGCGAGCTTTTAAATTCGGCAGATTTTGAAAAACTAGAGGAGCTAAAAGCGATCAAAAACAAGCGCGTTTACGCTATGCCGTGGTCGCCGATGAACTGCGCGCGCCGCGTGGAGTATCCGATAGATATCCTCATAATCGCAAAAGCGGCCTATCCGCAGCTCTTTTCGGACATCAAGGTCCATAAATTCGTCCTTGATTTTTACAAAGACGTTTACGGCGTGAGCGAGGAGCAGGCAAAGGCGCTTAGAAGCGAGCAAATTTTAGACTGGACGGTAGAGAATGACTTTTAA
- a CDS encoding flavocytochrome c, whose translation MQEQMSRRDLLKLGMAGAGALALGAVNAQASALNAKDVKFDEEWDVIIIGSGFAGLAAGLKATQKGSKVLILEKMGRIGGNSVINGGGMAVANNPVQAKTNIKDSKELFIADCLKAGLGINHTELLETLVDRGMDAYNFLVENGVQFKEHCAHFGGHTVARSLLTTNDSGSGYIQPMLEKFEALKDKGCELRRRAKFDDFVLDESGRVVGVTIREEYRFDDKLYSDDLENTSGTKKTLKANKGVVLAAGGFCRDKIFRKLQDPRIPDDVDSTNHPGATAGALLKAFEIGAYPVQVDWIQFGPWASPDEKGFGTAPILTQQGTFKYGIAVDIRTGKRFMNELADRKTRADAEFKILREKSGAYPITFADTKMAFKDLSEEIIQKGMASGKLVGECATLDDIAKKYGVPADALKETVKKYNEGVKAKKDEFGKQESALSEINEAGPFYVIRLSPKPHHTMGGLKINTKAEVISSKTNKPIPGLYAAGEITGGTHGASRLGTVAITDCIVFGMIAGENLA comes from the coding sequence ATGCAAGAGCAAATGTCAAGACGCGATTTGTTGAAGCTAGGTATGGCGGGTGCGGGTGCGCTAGCACTTGGTGCCGTAAATGCGCAAGCAAGCGCGTTAAATGCAAAAGACGTCAAATTTGACGAAGAGTGGGACGTGATCATCATCGGCTCGGGCTTTGCGGGGCTTGCGGCGGGCTTAAAAGCGACGCAAAAAGGCAGCAAGGTACTAATCCTGGAAAAAATGGGTCGTATCGGCGGCAACTCCGTAATCAACGGCGGCGGTATGGCGGTCGCAAACAACCCGGTGCAAGCAAAAACCAACATCAAAGATAGCAAAGAGCTATTTATCGCCGACTGTCTAAAAGCCGGCCTTGGCATCAACCACACCGAGCTTTTGGAGACCTTGGTCGATCGCGGTATGGACGCGTATAACTTCCTGGTTGAAAACGGCGTTCAGTTTAAAGAGCACTGCGCGCACTTCGGCGGTCACACCGTAGCCCGCTCGCTGCTAACCACAAACGACTCGGGTTCAGGCTACATCCAACCGATGCTTGAGAAATTTGAAGCGCTAAAAGACAAGGGCTGCGAGCTTCGCCGCCGCGCCAAATTTGATGACTTCGTGCTAGATGAGAGCGGCCGAGTCGTGGGCGTAACGATCAGAGAAGAGTATAGATTCGACGATAAGCTTTACAGCGACGATCTAGAAAATACGAGCGGCACGAAAAAGACGCTAAAAGCAAACAAAGGCGTCGTTTTGGCAGCCGGCGGTTTTTGCCGCGATAAAATTTTCCGCAAGCTTCAAGATCCGCGCATTCCCGACGACGTCGATAGCACAAACCACCCTGGAGCGACTGCTGGCGCGCTACTAAAAGCATTTGAGATCGGCGCGTATCCGGTGCAGGTAGACTGGATCCAGTTTGGTCCGTGGGCGAGCCCGGACGAAAAGGGCTTTGGCACCGCTCCGATCCTAACTCAGCAAGGTACCTTTAAATACGGCATCGCGGTCGATATCCGCACCGGCAAGCGCTTTATGAATGAGCTAGCCGACCGCAAAACCCGCGCGGACGCCGAGTTTAAAATTTTACGCGAAAAATCGGGCGCGTATCCGATAACCTTCGCCGACACCAAAATGGCGTTTAAAGATCTAAGCGAAGAGATCATCCAAAAAGGCATGGCAAGCGGAAAGCTAGTTGGCGAGTGCGCTACGCTAGATGACATCGCTAAAAAATACGGCGTACCTGCCGATGCGCTAAAAGAAACCGTCAAGAAATATAACGAAGGCGTCAAGGCTAAAAAAGACGAATTTGGCAAACAAGAAAGCGCGCTTAGCGAGATCAACGAGGCAGGACCGTTCTACGTCATCCGCCTATCGCCAAAGCCTCACCACACTATGGGTGGGCTAAAGATCAACACCAAAGCCGAGGTCATCTCAAGTAAGACGAATAAACCGATCCCAGGCCTATATGCCGCAGGCGAGATCACGGGTGGTACGCACGGCGCGAGCAGGCTAGGTACGGTTGCGATAACCGATTGTATAGTGTTTGGGATGATTGCCGGAGAAAATCTAGCCTAA
- the infC gene encoding translation initiation factor IF-3: MAKENEVLLNEDIRASEVRCVGDDGTAYGVIPRVEALKIAEKMGLDLVLIAPDAKPPVCKIMDYGKFRYQQEKKQKEAKKKQKTIEVKEIKLSVKIAQNDINYKVKHALEFLEEGKHVKFRVFLKGREMSNPEAGVAMLQKVWEMVKDVSDRDKEPLLEGRYVNMLVTPKR; the protein is encoded by the coding sequence TTGGCTAAAGAAAACGAAGTGTTGCTCAACGAAGATATCAGAGCGAGCGAAGTAAGATGCGTGGGAGACGACGGCACCGCATACGGCGTCATCCCAAGAGTAGAGGCCTTGAAAATCGCCGAGAAAATGGGGCTTGATTTGGTGCTAATCGCGCCTGATGCTAAACCTCCCGTTTGCAAGATAATGGACTACGGCAAATTCCGCTACCAGCAGGAAAAAAAGCAAAAAGAGGCCAAGAAAAAGCAAAAAACTATCGAAGTAAAAGAGATCAAACTCTCCGTCAAAATCGCTCAAAACGACATAAATTATAAAGTCAAGCATGCGCTTGAGTTTCTAGAAGAGGGCAAACACGTCAAATTTCGCGTATTTCTAAAAGGCCGCGAGATGAGCAACCCAGAAGCGGGCGTCGCGATGCTACAAAAAGTCTGGGAGATGGTAAAAGACGTCTCCGACCGCGATAAAGAGCCGCTGCTAGAAGGCCGCTACGTCAATATGCTGGTAACGCCAAAGAGATGA
- a CDS encoding cytochrome c3 family protein: MKHKAFLALCASMLLCSFAFSAGAPSAKITSLVDLNVTDELRAKHPLKPHHEKLSFTCLDCHEGQGNDASKFKSIGDKGCLSCHGDKKKIAKRLEYMDLLKANPHNSVHDGPTLYCDECHNEHKKSTNMCTECHEHEVPQWMGVTP, translated from the coding sequence ATGAAACATAAAGCGTTTCTCGCCTTGTGCGCATCTATGCTACTATGCTCTTTTGCATTTAGCGCAGGCGCACCAAGCGCAAAGATAACGTCTTTAGTAGATCTTAACGTCACCGACGAGCTGCGAGCCAAACACCCCTTAAAGCCTCATCACGAAAAACTAAGCTTCACCTGTCTTGATTGTCACGAAGGACAAGGAAACGACGCTAGTAAATTTAAATCTATCGGCGATAAAGGCTGTTTGTCCTGTCACGGCGACAAGAAAAAGATAGCTAAAAGACTAGAATACATGGATCTGCTAAAAGCAAATCCCCACAACTCGGTTCACGACGGCCCTACGCTATACTGCGACGAGTGCCACAACGAGCATAAAAAATCAACCAATATGTGCACGGAGTGCCACGAACACGAAGTTCCGCAATGGATGGGGGTAACGCCATGA
- a CDS encoding response regulator transcription factor codes for MKKILLVSDDAQMQLNLNAALYRFNIRIVRFENLSELKEDYYSGNRYIFYVIDVKTKDLANFESVKFLRDNGSLTPVMILVDKAIPALYKKIYYAKYDDFMVKPFLPEEFLFRVFRNCRILLGSKFELKNGAIYDKNSLTLHINGTSIMLGKKEGLFLEILAKNAPHVVTIQELEWSIYKDENVSSDRLRSLVRQLRAKLPFELIKTVRSIGYSLEE; via the coding sequence ATGAAGAAAATTTTGCTCGTTAGCGACGACGCTCAGATGCAACTAAACCTCAACGCCGCGCTTTACCGCTTTAATATCCGCATAGTTCGCTTTGAAAATTTAAGCGAGTTAAAAGAGGATTATTATAGCGGCAACCGCTACATCTTTTACGTCATCGACGTAAAGACGAAGGATCTGGCAAATTTTGAGTCGGTCAAATTTCTGCGAGATAACGGGAGCCTAACTCCCGTTATGATCCTCGTAGATAAGGCCATTCCCGCGCTTTACAAGAAAATTTACTACGCAAAGTACGACGACTTTATGGTAAAGCCTTTTTTGCCGGAGGAGTTTTTGTTTCGTGTGTTTAGAAACTGCCGAATTTTACTCGGGAGCAAATTTGAGCTAAAAAACGGCGCTATATACGACAAAAACAGCCTCACTCTGCACATAAACGGCACAAGTATAATGCTGGGCAAAAAAGAGGGATTGTTTTTAGAAATTTTAGCCAAAAACGCCCCGCACGTAGTAACGATCCAGGAGCTTGAGTGGAGTATCTATAAAGACGAAAACGTCTCGTCCGATCGCCTGCGCTCGCTCGTGCGTCAGCTACGTGCGAAGCTGCCCTTTGAGCTAATAAAAACCGTGCGCAGTATCGGGTACAGTTTGGAGGAGTAG
- a CDS encoding FecCD family ABC transporter permease produces MTFKPGAFKSNLLFLFVLLGALLVCMIAALMLGDYKISIAKILDVLNLKIFDIPAVGISKMDQTVIFEIRMPRILTAVIVGFALSNAGAIYQACFKNPLVEPFILGASSGAALGAALAILFSGIFFNISLSAFVFSFFAVFLSYTLAKNGGIVPVVGLILSGVIVSSIFSVCVSIVKYVSEDAQLREITFWMMGGLYYSKWQSLGEIASVTGVCFVALCTLAWKLNLLSLGDDQARSLGINPEKYKLIFITIATLMTAVCVANVGIIAWIELIMPHVARLISGPDNRWVLPLSGLIGALYLLVCDTLARTVAMAEIPVGIITSLVGAPFLIALLRSKAKELLK; encoded by the coding sequence ATGACTTTTAAGCCCGGCGCTTTTAAGTCAAATTTACTATTTTTATTCGTTCTTTTGGGCGCGCTTTTAGTTTGTATGATCGCGGCGCTCATGCTCGGGGATTATAAAATTTCGATCGCTAAAATTTTAGACGTTTTAAATTTGAAAATTTTTGATATCCCCGCCGTAGGCATCTCCAAGATGGATCAGACCGTCATATTTGAAATCAGAATGCCTAGAATTTTAACCGCCGTGATAGTGGGCTTCGCGCTTTCAAATGCGGGCGCGATATATCAGGCCTGCTTTAAAAACCCGCTCGTTGAGCCTTTTATACTGGGAGCTAGCTCGGGCGCGGCTTTGGGCGCGGCGCTAGCGATACTATTTTCCGGCATATTTTTTAATATCTCTTTAAGCGCGTTTGTTTTTTCGTTTTTCGCGGTGTTTTTATCCTACACGCTCGCAAAAAACGGCGGCATAGTGCCCGTGGTGGGACTTATCTTGTCGGGCGTCATCGTAAGCTCGATATTTTCGGTGTGCGTATCGATCGTAAAATACGTAAGCGAGGACGCGCAGCTAAGAGAGATTACATTTTGGATGATGGGCGGGCTGTACTACTCCAAATGGCAAAGCCTAGGTGAGATCGCCTCGGTCACGGGAGTTTGCTTTGTAGCACTTTGCACGCTTGCGTGGAAGCTAAATTTACTAAGCCTAGGCGACGATCAGGCAAGAAGCCTCGGCATAAATCCCGAAAAATACAAGCTTATCTTTATAACGATCGCTACTTTGATGACCGCCGTATGCGTGGCAAACGTGGGCATCATCGCGTGGATCGAGCTCATCATGCCTCACGTCGCGCGCCTCATAAGCGGACCTGATAACAGATGGGTGCTGCCGCTATCGGGGCTCATAGGCGCTCTGTATCTACTCGTATGCGACACGCTCGCGCGCACGGTAGCGATGGCCGAGATTCCCGTGGGCATCATAACCTCTTTGGTGGGCGCACCCTTTCTCATCGCACTTTTAAGAAGCAAGGCAAAGGAGCTACTAAAATGA
- a CDS encoding cytochrome c3 family protein — protein MKISKKVLALIILVSGIIGFLVVLPVHYALEETSGEKFCVVCHEMDPMVIAYSNDVHSGKGKSGVRAKCVDCHIPHDNLAKYVLVKAKNGLMEGYIHFFKDPEAIDWHKNREKREHFVFDNGCVSCHTNLVDNKLTSPQAQKMHAHYQSLLNTDKQLTCASCHAEVGHSGLNNMLNYWKPEYKIYEKKAAIKKEEIKKAYFGEGYVGPKVENKEDNVTKK, from the coding sequence ATGAAAATTTCAAAGAAAGTACTAGCGCTTATTATATTAGTAAGCGGCATTATAGGGTTTTTAGTCGTACTGCCCGTACATTACGCCCTAGAAGAAACTAGCGGAGAGAAGTTTTGCGTAGTATGCCACGAGATGGATCCTATGGTTATAGCTTATAGTAACGACGTTCACAGCGGCAAGGGTAAAAGCGGAGTAAGGGCTAAATGCGTAGACTGCCACATACCTCACGACAACCTAGCCAAATACGTCTTAGTTAAAGCCAAAAACGGACTAATGGAGGGATATATTCATTTCTTTAAAGATCCGGAGGCTATAGACTGGCATAAAAACAGAGAGAAAAGAGAGCACTTCGTATTTGACAACGGTTGCGTTAGCTGCCATACGAATTTGGTGGATAATAAACTAACGAGCCCGCAAGCTCAAAAAATGCACGCTCACTATCAAAGCTTGCTAAATACGGATAAGCAACTAACCTGCGCTAGCTGTCACGCCGAGGTAGGCCACAGCGGGCTAAACAATATGCTAAACTACTGGAAGCCTGAATACAAAATCTACGAAAAGAAAGCCGCAATCAAAAAAGAAGAGATAAAAAAGGCTTATTTTGGGGAGGGTTATGTGGGGCCGAAGGTAGAGAACAAAGAGGATAACGTCACCAAAAAGTAG
- the thrS gene encoding threonine--tRNA ligase, producing MSDIIAYKLDGNIVDTQSINGRENAAEPIYFDNSPDALNVIRHSCAHLMAQAIKELYPQAKFFVGPNVEDGFYYDFKVDDANSKLSDEDLAAIEAKMKELAEAKLDIVKASSTKAFMSDKFKDDELKQEVLKRIPEGEVSSYKQGNFEDLCRGPHLPNTKFLKFFKLTRVAGAYLGGDETREMINRIYGTAFADKESLKEHIRIIEEAKKRDHRKLGVEMKLFTFDDEVGGGLPIWLPNGGRLRSKLEQILYKAHRDRGYEPVRGPELLKADVWKKSGHYANYKENMYFTTIDEAEYGIKPMNCVGHIKVYQSDIRSYRDLPLKFFEYGVVHRHEKSGVLHGLFRVREFAQDDSHIFCMPSQIKENILEILKFAGKIMENFGFHYEMEISTKPAKAIGGDEIWETATKALKEALDENGFKYGIDEGGGAFYGPKIDIKITDALKRKWQCGTIQVDFNLPERFDLGYIDANNERQQPVMLHRALLGSFERFIGILIEHTGGELPFFVAPTQVVIVPISDAHLDYAKTVAKELRKIGVDSEIASKNESLNKRIRTAEKQRVPMIAVLGDNEVANSAIALRDRTTREQKDMKLDEFVGLLKSKLAEVTF from the coding sequence ATGAGCGATATCATCGCATACAAACTGGACGGAAACATAGTCGATACTCAGAGTATCAACGGGCGAGAAAACGCCGCAGAGCCGATTTATTTTGACAACTCCCCCGACGCGCTAAACGTCATCAGGCACTCCTGTGCGCACCTCATGGCGCAAGCGATCAAAGAGCTTTATCCGCAGGCTAAATTTTTCGTCGGACCAAACGTCGAGGACGGATTTTATTATGATTTCAAGGTTGATGATGCCAATAGCAAGCTTAGCGACGAAGACCTAGCGGCGATAGAGGCCAAGATGAAAGAGCTAGCCGAAGCTAAGCTTGATATCGTCAAAGCAAGTTCCACAAAAGCCTTTATGAGCGATAAATTTAAAGACGACGAACTAAAACAAGAGGTGCTAAAACGTATCCCCGAGGGCGAAGTCAGCAGCTACAAGCAAGGAAATTTCGAGGATTTGTGCCGCGGACCACACTTACCAAATACCAAATTTTTAAAATTCTTTAAACTAACGCGAGTAGCCGGAGCGTATCTTGGCGGCGACGAGACGCGAGAGATGATAAACCGCATCTACGGCACGGCATTTGCCGACAAAGAGAGCCTAAAAGAGCACATCCGCATCATCGAAGAGGCCAAAAAACGCGACCACAGAAAGCTTGGCGTCGAGATGAAGTTATTTACATTTGATGATGAAGTGGGCGGCGGCCTACCGATCTGGCTGCCAAACGGCGGACGTTTACGCTCCAAACTCGAGCAAATTTTATATAAAGCTCACCGTGACCGCGGCTACGAGCCGGTGCGTGGACCGGAGCTGCTAAAAGCCGACGTGTGGAAAAAGAGCGGCCACTACGCAAACTACAAAGAAAATATGTATTTTACGACGATCGACGAGGCCGAATACGGCATAAAACCGATGAACTGTGTCGGCCACATCAAGGTCTATCAGTCAGATATCCGCTCGTACCGCGATTTGCCGCTTAAATTTTTCGAATATGGCGTCGTGCACCGCCACGAAAAAAGCGGCGTTTTGCACGGACTTTTTAGGGTGCGCGAATTTGCTCAGGACGACTCGCACATCTTTTGTATGCCGAGTCAAATCAAAGAAAATATCCTAGAAATTTTAAAATTTGCCGGCAAAATAATGGAAAATTTCGGCTTCCACTACGAGATGGAGATTTCGACCAAGCCAGCAAAAGCTATCGGCGGGGACGAAATTTGGGAAACGGCGACCAAAGCTCTAAAAGAGGCGCTTGACGAAAACGGCTTTAAATACGGCATCGACGAGGGCGGCGGCGCATTCTACGGTCCAAAAATCGATATCAAAATCACCGACGCGCTAAAACGCAAGTGGCAGTGCGGCACGATCCAGGTGGATTTTAACCTGCCTGAGCGCTTTGATCTGGGCTACATCGACGCAAATAACGAACGCCAGCAGCCCGTCATGCTACACCGCGCGCTACTAGGAAGCTTCGAGCGATTTATCGGCATCTTGATCGAGCACACGGGCGGCGAGCTGCCGTTTTTCGTCGCTCCGACGCAAGTAGTCATCGTGCCGATTAGCGACGCGCACCTAGACTACGCTAAAACCGTCGCCAAAGAGCTTCGCAAAATCGGCGTAGATAGCGAAATCGCAAGCAAAAACGAGAGCCTAAACAAACGCATCCGCACCGCAGAAAAGCAACGCGTGCCGATGATCGCGGTGCTGGGCGACAACGAAGTGGCAAATAGCGCCATTGCTCTGCGCGACCGCACGACTAGAGAACAAAAAGATATGAAGCTGGATGAATTCGTAGGGCTTCTAAAATCAAAACTCGCCGAGGTAACTTTTTGA
- a CDS encoding methylenetetrahydrofolate reductase — translation MLKEKILNKEKGLVLYGLTPPKAEFEESKLRDISDRWTGRIEGINADGLVLYEVQDESERNDSERTFEFSGTLSPEIYYRDYLSVATPSVFYRVASGYNEDAFRAALAAQSSNLNVLVGATSSSQKVRLNLARAYEIAGEFENLAVGGVCIAERHAKKGDEPQRMREKIAAGAKFFISQAIFDAQMTRKFLEDCAAAKITEPIFLTFSTAGNPKTLEFIKWLGVSVPSSVEDRLNASEDYLAQSCEIIKEIWRELKQFGDENGLNLSANIESVMAKRAEIEASLELAREFRSL, via the coding sequence ATGCTAAAAGAAAAAATTTTAAACAAAGAAAAGGGGCTCGTACTCTACGGACTAACGCCGCCCAAGGCCGAATTTGAGGAGTCCAAGCTGCGCGACATCTCGGATCGCTGGACGGGTAGGATAGAGGGTATAAATGCTGACGGACTCGTGCTTTACGAGGTGCAAGACGAGAGCGAGAGAAACGATAGCGAGCGGACATTCGAGTTTAGCGGAACGTTAAGCCCCGAAATTTACTACCGAGACTACCTAAGCGTCGCGACTCCGAGCGTCTTTTACCGCGTGGCTAGCGGCTACAACGAGGACGCATTTCGCGCGGCTCTAGCGGCTCAAAGCTCAAATCTAAACGTGCTTGTGGGAGCTACGTCTAGCTCGCAAAAAGTGCGGCTAAATTTGGCTCGCGCGTACGAGATCGCGGGCGAATTTGAAAATTTAGCCGTCGGCGGAGTGTGTATCGCCGAACGTCACGCTAAAAAGGGCGACGAACCGCAAAGAATGCGCGAAAAGATCGCGGCGGGAGCGAAGTTTTTCATCTCGCAGGCGATTTTTGACGCGCAGATGACGCGTAAGTTTTTGGAAGACTGCGCGGCCGCAAAGATAACCGAGCCGATATTTCTCACGTTTTCTACGGCAGGCAATCCAAAAACGCTGGAGTTTATCAAATGGCTGGGCGTTAGCGTGCCTAGCTCGGTCGAAGATCGGCTAAACGCCAGTGAGGACTATCTGGCGCAAAGTTGCGAGATCATCAAAGAAATTTGGCGCGAGTTAAAGCAATTCGGCGACGAAAACGGGCTAAATTTGAGCGCAAACATCGAAAGCGTGATGGCAAAGCGCGCCGAGATCGAGGCGAGCCTGGAGCTAGCTCGCGAGTTTAGGTCGCTTTAA
- a CDS encoding DUF3137 domain-containing protein: MLFALPAASNLFAALGEKPARNLSKNAQSSAQSELTAELSELENERVNLVAAVKKATLIALALGVCVGAAIAYLLDAIFGAAIGALAYTFTTMLITASKRREFRTNFKRQIVENIVKKHGLSYDKDRGLGLDDFFTIYDCRVDEWHSEDLVEGDIDGVSVKFSDFYAAKKVKKKNGTETVVQFQGVLFKADFNKKLSSITQIAHVNSRNLAVCGQKANMDDARFEEIFDVYTTDQIGARYALSPALMENFTQLCLRLDAPVNAVLRDSQIFIAVETWRDDFEPDIRKSLINNETIALYESEIASFAQIVKELNLNRKIW, encoded by the coding sequence GTGCTTTTCGCGCTTCCTGCTGCTTCTAATCTTTTTGCGGCCTTAGGCGAAAAACCCGCCCGAAATTTAAGCAAGAACGCTCAAAGCTCAGCCCAAAGCGAGCTTACCGCCGAGTTAAGCGAGCTGGAAAACGAGCGTGTAAATTTAGTAGCCGCCGTCAAAAAGGCAACTCTTATCGCCCTTGCGTTAGGCGTTTGCGTGGGCGCGGCGATAGCGTATCTTTTAGACGCGATTTTCGGTGCGGCGATAGGCGCGCTTGCTTATACTTTTACGACGATGCTCATTACCGCATCAAAAAGGCGCGAATTTAGGACGAATTTTAAGCGTCAGATCGTAGAAAATATCGTAAAAAAGCACGGGCTTAGCTACGATAAAGATCGCGGGCTAGGGCTTGATGATTTTTTTACGATTTACGATTGCAGGGTCGATGAGTGGCATAGCGAGGATCTCGTTGAGGGCGATATAGATGGCGTTAGCGTCAAATTTAGCGACTTTTACGCGGCCAAAAAGGTGAAAAAGAAAAACGGCACCGAGACGGTCGTGCAGTTTCAAGGCGTGCTTTTTAAGGCGGATTTTAATAAAAAGCTAAGCTCCATAACGCAAATCGCGCACGTAAATTCGCGAAATTTAGCGGTTTGCGGACAGAAGGCAAATATGGACGACGCAAGATTTGAGGAGATATTTGACGTCTATACGACCGATCAGATCGGCGCTAGATACGCGCTTAGCCCGGCGCTGATGGAAAATTTTACTCAGCTTTGCCTAAGACTAGACGCACCTGTAAACGCTGTTTTAAGGGATAGCCAAATCTTTATCGCCGTAGAGACCTGGCGCGACGACTTTGAGCCAGATATCCGCAAATCGCTAATAAACAACGAAACCATAGCGCTTTACGAGAGCGAGATAGCAAGCTTTGCTCAGATAGTAAAAGAGTTAAATTTAAACCGCAAAATTTGGTAA